The following are encoded in a window of Thalassotalea insulae genomic DNA:
- the tuf gene encoding elongation factor Tu: MAKEKFERSKPHVNVGTIGHVDHGKTTLTAAISAVLTKTHGGDVRDFAQIDNAPEERERGITINTSHIEYDTATRHYAHVDCPGHADYIKNMITGAAQMDGAILVVAATDGPMPQTREHILLSRQVGVPYIIVFLNKCDMVDDEELLELVEMEVRELLSEYEFPGDDLPIIQGSALGALNGEAQWEEKIIELADQLDSYIPEPERAIDGAFIMPIEDVFSISGRGTVVTGRVERGIIKVGDEVEIVGIRETQKSTCTGVEMFRKLLDEGRAGENCGILLRGLKREDVERGQVLAQPGSITPHTKFESEVYVLSKDEGGRHTPFFKGYRPQFYFRTTDITGAVELPEGVEMVMPGDNLKFVVELINPVAMDEGLRFAIREGGRTVGAGVVSKIID, translated from the coding sequence ATGGCTAAAGAAAAATTTGAGCGTTCGAAACCGCATGTAAACGTAGGTACTATCGGACACGTTGACCACGGTAAGACTACGTTAACAGCTGCTATCTCTGCGGTATTAACAAAAACTCACGGTGGTGATGTACGCGATTTCGCACAAATCGATAATGCTCCAGAAGAGCGTGAGCGTGGTATTACTATCAATACTTCTCATATCGAATATGACACAGCAACACGTCACTATGCACACGTAGATTGCCCGGGTCACGCGGATTACATCAAAAACATGATCACAGGTGCGGCTCAAATGGACGGCGCTATCTTAGTAGTAGCGGCGACAGATGGTCCAATGCCACAAACACGTGAGCACATCTTATTGTCTCGTCAGGTAGGTGTACCTTACATCATCGTATTCTTAAACAAATGCGACATGGTAGATGACGAAGAGTTATTAGAATTAGTAGAAATGGAAGTACGTGAATTACTTTCAGAATACGAATTCCCAGGTGATGACTTACCAATTATCCAAGGTTCAGCATTAGGTGCATTGAACGGCGAAGCGCAATGGGAAGAGAAAATCATTGAGTTAGCAGACCAATTAGACTCTTACATTCCAGAGCCAGAGCGTGCGATTGACGGTGCATTCATTATGCCAATCGAAGACGTATTCTCAATCTCAGGTCGTGGTACAGTAGTAACAGGTCGTGTTGAGCGTGGTATCATCAAAGTAGGTGATGAAGTAGAAATCGTTGGTATTCGTGAGACACAAAAGTCAACTTGTACTGGTGTAGAAATGTTCCGTAAATTGCTTGACGAAGGTCGTGCAGGTGAGAACTGTGGTATTCTTTTACGTGGTCTTAAGCGTGAAGACGTAGAACGTGGTCAAGTATTGGCACAACCTGGTTCAATCACACCACACACGAAGTTCGAATCAGAAGTTTACGTATTATCTAAAGATGAAGGTGGTCGTCATACACCATTCTTCAAAGGCTACCGTCCACAGTTCTACTTCCGTACAACTGACATCACAGGTGCAGTAGAGTTACCTGAAGGTGTAGAAATGGTAATGCCAGGCGACAACTTGAAGTTTGTTGTCGAGCTAATCAACCCGGTTGCGATGGACGAAGGTTTACGCTTCGCGATTCGTGAAGGTGGTCGTACAGTAGGTGCTGGTGTTGTATCTAAAATCATCGACTAA
- a CDS encoding type III pantothenate kinase: MKLLFDIGNTRTKYVLLNDGELSDIHYLDTSMISANWLSEHFADITECAVANVSQDIVSQTIVSWCQQQSIGCQVLETEKQNFGIRCAYSEPSRLGVDRWLVLVGARQLFAQQNCLIVDAGTATTVDLLTANGEHKGGWILPGIKLLFDSLLKNTEKIAAQAELIDEVTFADNTSDAVNQASWAATLGLINSAKQLSHDQYSIELNQLTVILTGGNARQLSQLYLGEVKLVDKLLFVGMQAYC, encoded by the coding sequence ATGAAACTATTATTCGATATTGGTAATACTCGTACTAAATATGTGTTGCTTAATGATGGCGAATTATCTGATATTCATTATCTGGACACTTCAATGATTAGTGCAAACTGGTTATCGGAACATTTTGCTGATATCACTGAATGCGCAGTGGCCAATGTTTCGCAAGATATAGTGAGTCAAACTATTGTTAGCTGGTGTCAGCAACAAAGTATTGGCTGTCAGGTGTTAGAAACAGAAAAGCAAAATTTTGGTATTCGTTGTGCTTATAGTGAACCGAGCCGTTTAGGGGTTGACCGCTGGTTAGTGTTAGTCGGTGCTCGCCAACTGTTTGCTCAGCAAAACTGTTTGATTGTAGATGCCGGGACAGCAACTACGGTGGATTTATTAACTGCCAATGGTGAACATAAAGGCGGTTGGATACTGCCGGGCATCAAATTACTGTTTGATAGTCTTTTAAAAAATACCGAAAAAATTGCCGCACAAGCTGAATTAATCGACGAGGTTACTTTCGCGGATAATACTTCTGATGCGGTTAATCAAGCCTCGTGGGCGGCAACGCTTGGTCTTATTAATAGTGCAAAACAACTGAGTCATGATCAATACAGTATTGAGCTCAATCAATTAACGGTTATCTTAACTGGAGGTAATGCCAGACAGTTGTCTCAACTCTATCTGGGGGAAGTTAAACTGGTTGATAAGCTATTGTTTGTTGGTATGCAGGCATATTGTTAA
- the birA gene encoding bifunctional biotin--[acetyl-CoA-carboxylase] ligase/biotin operon repressor BirA, translating into MANSVKEQLIKQLATGQFVSGELFGKELGISRAAVSKHIAGLSDIGIDVYRVTGKGYRLASPLSLLDKAKILSQLALNDYASKLEVHTLIDSTNSYLMRRIPNQVKQGQVIIAEHQSAGRGRRGRQWVSPFGSHIYMSMYWYLEQGMTAAMGLSVVTALAVSDAISHLYDIDVELKWPNDIYLNGVKLAGILIDLEGQALEPCHSVIGIGLNIEMPKDVAQNIDQPWTDLQSHSDIAVDRNRLCGEIIKCLNRRLEVHKLHGIATMVDDWLAQDLYLNKPVKLITGDKETLGVCRGINNHGALLLEADGDIKPVYGGEVSLRAR; encoded by the coding sequence ATGGCTAATTCAGTAAAAGAACAACTTATTAAGCAACTGGCAACGGGTCAGTTTGTTTCAGGTGAGCTTTTTGGCAAAGAACTTGGAATTAGTCGGGCGGCTGTCTCTAAGCATATAGCCGGTTTAAGCGATATTGGTATTGATGTATACCGAGTTACAGGTAAAGGCTATCGTTTAGCATCTCCGCTATCCTTGCTTGATAAAGCTAAAATACTCTCGCAGCTAGCGTTAAATGATTATGCCAGTAAGTTAGAAGTGCATACCTTAATCGATTCTACCAACAGTTACCTCATGCGTCGTATCCCTAATCAGGTCAAGCAGGGGCAAGTGATTATTGCGGAACATCAAAGTGCTGGGCGTGGACGACGTGGGCGACAGTGGGTATCACCATTTGGCTCTCATATTTATATGTCGATGTATTGGTATTTAGAGCAAGGAATGACCGCCGCAATGGGCCTAAGTGTCGTGACAGCGTTAGCGGTGAGTGATGCGATTAGTCATTTATATGATATCGACGTCGAACTTAAGTGGCCAAATGATATTTATCTCAATGGTGTTAAGCTGGCGGGAATTTTAATTGATCTCGAAGGGCAGGCACTGGAACCTTGTCATAGTGTTATCGGTATTGGCTTAAATATTGAAATGCCCAAAGATGTCGCACAGAACATCGACCAGCCGTGGACAGATTTGCAGTCCCATAGTGATATCGCTGTTGATCGTAATCGGCTATGCGGTGAAATCATTAAGTGCTTAAATCGGCGATTGGAAGTGCATAAACTCCATGGTATCGCAACGATGGTGGACGACTGGCTTGCACAAGATCTCTATTTAAACAAGCCAGTCAAGTTGATCACTGGTGATAAAGAAACACTTGGTGTATGTCGTGGCATAAATAATCATGGCGCATTATTGTTGGAAGCTGATGGCGATATTAAGCCTGTTTATGGCGGCGAAGTCAGTTTAAGGGCTCGTTAA